In Vibrio marisflavi CECT 7928, the following are encoded in one genomic region:
- the sodB gene encoding superoxide dismutase [Fe] — protein sequence MAFELPALPYAKDALEPHISAETLDFHHGKHHNTYVVKLNGLIPGTEFEGKSLEEIIKTSTGGVFNNAAQIWNHTFYWHCLAPNAGGEPTGAVADAINAAFGSFEEFKAKFTDSAINNFGSSWTWLVKKADGSLDIVNTSNAATPLTEEGVTPLLTVDLWEHAYYIDYRNVRPDYMNGFWALVNWSFVAENLAK from the coding sequence ATGGCATTTGAACTACCAGCTCTTCCTTACGCTAAAGACGCACTAGAACCTCATATCTCAGCAGAAACACTAGATTTCCACCATGGTAAACACCACAACACTTACGTTGTTAAGCTAAACGGTCTTATTCCTGGTACTGAATTTGAAGGTAAGTCTCTAGAAGAGATCATCAAAACTTCAACTGGCGGTGTATTCAACAACGCAGCGCAAATCTGGAACCACACTTTCTACTGGCACTGCCTAGCGCCTAACGCAGGTGGCGAACCAACTGGTGCTGTAGCAGACGCTATCAACGCAGCTTTCGGTTCATTCGAAGAATTCAAAGCTAAGTTCACTGACTCAGCAATCAACAACTTCGGTTCTTCTTGGACTTGGCTTGTTAAGAAAGCGGATGGTTCTCTAGACATCGTTAACACTTCTAACGCTGCGACTCCTTTAACAGAAGAAGGTGTGACTCCTCTTCTAACTGTTGACCTATGGGAACACGCATACTACATCGATTACCGCAACGTGCGTCCAGACTACATGAATGGTTTCTGGGCTCTAGTTAACTGGTCATTCGTAGCAGAAAACCTAGCGAAGTAA
- a CDS encoding Grx4 family monothiol glutaredoxin, producing METIDKIKQQIAENPILLYMKGSPKLPSCGFSSQASQALMACGEKFAYVDILQNPDIRSELPVYAQWPTFPQLWIEGELIGGCDIILEMFQKGELQPLIKEAAEKIEQDAE from the coding sequence ATGGAAACTATAGATAAAATTAAACAGCAAATCGCAGAAAACCCAATTCTTTTATACATGAAGGGCTCACCTAAGTTGCCTAGCTGTGGTTTCTCTTCTCAAGCATCTCAAGCTCTAATGGCTTGTGGCGAAAAATTTGCTTACGTTGATATTCTGCAAAACCCAGACATCCGCTCTGAGCTTCCTGTATATGCACAATGGCCAACTTTCCCTCAGCTTTGGATTGAAGGTGAGTTAATTGGTGGTTGTGACATTATTCTAGAGATGTTCCAAAAAGGCGAACTTCAGCCGCTAATCAAAGAAGCTGCTGAGAAAATCGAACAAGACGCTGAATAA
- a CDS encoding DNA topoisomerase III, protein MTRLFIAEKPSLGRAIAAALPNPQKKDQGFIRCGNGDVVTWCIGHLLEQVEPDAYDERYKKWNINDLPIIPPQWQLRPRKTSSKQLTVIRKLLKESSTIVHAGDPDREGQLLVDEVIDYCKVSKAKKENIQRLLISDLNLPAVKRALDGMRSNREFVPLSVSALARSRADWLYGMNMSRAFTLLGQRAGYQGVLSVGRVQTPVLGLVVRRDEEIENFVAKDYFTLHALIPYQSEHSSFDIRAKWQPSEACRPWQDEEGRVLNRKLVENVASRIADQPATVMESEHKKTKQQPLLPYSLSALQIDAAKRFSMSAQLVLDTCQSLYEKHKLITYPRSDCRYLPSEHYAQASSVVGAIFGSSKELSESGANADLRLKSKAWNDKKVDAHHAIIPTPKTKPVETLSANEAKVYQLIARQYLMQFFPAAIYAESKLVFDIAGGKFVARGKQLFSSGWRTLLGKQVEETDDTVDKVPALEKGTQLICREGEIKDCKTEPPRHFTESTLLLAMTGISRYVEDKELKKILKETDGLGTEATRAGILDTLFKRQLLSRQGKSIISTEAGRGLIHALPMESTLPDLTAHWEHQLQAMAERDQPYQPFMDTLVERVTELMTQAKTSPLPESLRHLPQVKRPAFKKKRRAKASRK, encoded by the coding sequence ATGACTCGCCTTTTTATTGCTGAAAAACCTAGCCTTGGCCGAGCAATCGCCGCTGCACTGCCCAACCCTCAAAAGAAAGATCAAGGTTTTATCCGGTGTGGAAATGGTGATGTTGTCACGTGGTGCATTGGTCACTTGTTGGAGCAGGTTGAACCAGATGCCTATGATGAGCGATATAAAAAATGGAACATTAACGATTTACCCATCATTCCACCTCAATGGCAGTTGAGACCGCGTAAAACCTCAAGTAAACAGCTGACCGTCATTCGTAAACTGCTGAAAGAGTCTTCTACTATTGTTCATGCAGGAGACCCCGACCGTGAAGGGCAGCTACTTGTGGACGAAGTGATTGATTACTGCAAAGTCAGCAAGGCCAAGAAAGAAAATATTCAGAGGCTGCTGATCAGCGACTTGAACTTGCCTGCGGTTAAAAGAGCACTTGATGGGATGAGAAGTAACCGGGAGTTTGTCCCATTGTCGGTGTCGGCGTTAGCGCGATCTCGCGCAGACTGGCTATATGGTATGAATATGTCTCGGGCATTCACTTTGCTTGGACAGAGAGCGGGTTATCAAGGGGTGCTTTCAGTCGGTCGAGTGCAGACTCCTGTTCTTGGCTTAGTGGTGAGAAGAGACGAAGAAATAGAAAATTTTGTCGCTAAAGATTATTTTACCTTACATGCTCTCATTCCGTATCAAAGCGAACATAGCAGCTTTGATATCAGGGCTAAGTGGCAGCCAAGCGAAGCTTGTCGACCATGGCAGGACGAAGAAGGGCGGGTGCTTAATCGTAAGTTGGTGGAAAACGTTGCAAGCCGTATTGCAGACCAGCCAGCAACCGTTATGGAATCAGAACACAAGAAAACCAAACAGCAACCGCTATTACCTTACTCTCTTTCAGCACTGCAAATTGATGCTGCGAAGCGATTTAGCATGAGTGCTCAACTCGTGCTTGATACATGCCAGTCATTGTATGAAAAGCATAAACTAATTACCTATCCTCGTTCTGATTGTCGATATTTGCCAAGTGAGCACTATGCCCAAGCATCCAGCGTGGTCGGAGCCATTTTTGGTAGCTCCAAGGAGTTATCAGAGTCAGGAGCCAATGCTGATCTTCGTTTGAAATCCAAAGCGTGGAATGACAAAAAAGTCGATGCTCACCATGCAATCATACCGACACCTAAGACAAAGCCAGTAGAGACACTTTCCGCTAATGAAGCAAAGGTTTACCAGTTGATCGCTAGGCAGTATTTAATGCAGTTTTTCCCAGCGGCTATTTACGCTGAGAGTAAGCTAGTTTTTGATATAGCTGGAGGCAAGTTCGTTGCTCGCGGTAAACAGTTATTTTCTTCTGGTTGGAGAACTTTGTTAGGCAAGCAGGTTGAAGAAACGGATGATACTGTTGACAAGGTTCCAGCACTAGAAAAAGGTACTCAGCTGATTTGCCGTGAAGGCGAAATCAAAGACTGTAAAACTGAGCCGCCAAGGCACTTTACCGAATCTACTTTGTTGTTAGCAATGACAGGAATTTCTCGCTATGTAGAAGATAAAGAGTTGAAAAAAATCCTTAAGGAAACAGATGGACTCGGAACAGAGGCTACTCGGGCGGGTATTTTGGATACGTTATTTAAGCGTCAATTGCTGTCGAGGCAAGGGAAGTCGATTATAAGTACCGAAGCTGGTAGGGGGCTGATTCATGCGTTGCCAATGGAATCAACTTTGCCTGATTTAACTGCTCATTGGGAGCACCAATTGCAAGCAATGGCGGAAAGAGACCAGCCTTATCAACCTTTTATGGATACTCTGGTGGAGCGTGTTACTGAGTTAATGACTCAAGCAAAAACGTCGCCTCTGCCTGAGTCTTTACGTCACTTGCCACAGGTGAAACGCCCAGCATTTAAGAAAAAGCGCAGGGCAAAAGCAAGCAGAAAGTAA
- a CDS encoding SDR family oxidoreductase, giving the protein MSLVFITGAGRGIGLALTKYYLNNGWQVHATYRNENAAQELLELENQSPSLTCHRVDITDYQAISELATSLPAIDLLINNAGYYGPSGYSLGETDVEEWRKVFEANTIAPLKIVEAFLPLLKQGQVKKIACLSSKVGSMADNSSGRGYIYRSSKAALNSVVKSLSIDLADDGFVVLALHPGWVKTAMGGPNALIETETSVGGLTKVIDSATAQQSGTFINYDGSTIPW; this is encoded by the coding sequence ATGAGTCTTGTATTTATAACAGGAGCAGGCCGTGGTATCGGCTTAGCGCTCACAAAATATTACCTAAACAATGGTTGGCAAGTTCACGCTACATATCGCAATGAAAATGCAGCGCAAGAATTGCTTGAATTGGAAAACCAATCCCCTTCCCTAACTTGCCACCGTGTCGATATTACTGATTATCAGGCCATTTCAGAGCTAGCTACAAGCCTTCCAGCAATCGACTTGCTAATAAACAATGCGGGATATTATGGTCCATCAGGCTATTCTTTGGGCGAAACCGATGTTGAAGAATGGCGAAAAGTTTTTGAAGCCAATACGATTGCTCCACTTAAAATCGTCGAAGCCTTTCTACCACTTCTAAAACAAGGCCAAGTTAAGAAAATTGCCTGCCTCTCGTCAAAAGTCGGCAGCATGGCCGACAATTCATCTGGTCGTGGATATATCTACCGCTCCTCAAAAGCGGCTTTGAACTCCGTAGTTAAAAGCTTGAGTATCGATTTAGCTGATGACGGGTTTGTTGTTTTAGCATTACATCCCGGTTGGGTCAAAACAGCAATGGGCGGACCAAATGCTCTTATTGAAACTGAAACTTCAGTCGGAGGGCTGACAAAAGTGATAGATTCAGCAACAGCCCAACAGTCTGGTACGTTTATTAACTATGATGGCTCCACCATTCCGTGGTAA
- a CDS encoding histone deacetylase family protein: MIPLVYHPIYSDLPLPKGHRYPINKYRLLHQQLVQRMEQYDNWNTAFQIFQPQPITIEEVNRVHSSEYVSQLANGSLPLAKIRRIGFPWSEQLVQRTLTSAGGTCLAVELAVEYGIAIHLSGGYHHAHYDFGSGFCLFNDLVLAANHALTHENIDKVLIIDSDVHQGDGTATLCDARDDIVTLSFHCEKNFPARKTHSDIDIALPKDISDMEFLDSFNSVVEMSVNLHQPDLIIYDAGVDIHSDDELGYFNVSTQAIYQRDQFLLKLAKEKSVPIACVVGGGYRSNHADLIPIHMKLIQAALDISEN; the protein is encoded by the coding sequence ATGATTCCATTGGTATATCATCCTATATATTCCGATCTCCCTCTCCCTAAAGGTCACCGCTATCCAATAAATAAGTACCGACTACTGCACCAACAGCTTGTACAGCGAATGGAGCAATATGATAACTGGAATACGGCATTTCAAATTTTTCAGCCTCAACCGATTACTATTGAGGAAGTTAACCGAGTTCATAGTTCTGAATACGTCTCTCAATTGGCTAACGGCTCATTGCCACTGGCTAAAATTCGAAGAATTGGCTTTCCTTGGAGTGAGCAATTGGTACAGAGGACACTGACTTCTGCGGGCGGAACTTGTTTAGCGGTCGAACTAGCAGTGGAGTATGGCATCGCAATTCACTTAAGCGGCGGGTATCACCATGCACATTATGACTTTGGAAGTGGGTTCTGTCTTTTCAATGATTTGGTACTTGCCGCCAACCATGCACTTACCCATGAGAACATCGACAAAGTTCTAATTATCGACAGCGATGTACACCAAGGTGACGGTACAGCCACCCTTTGTGATGCTCGAGATGATATCGTGACACTTTCATTTCACTGTGAGAAAAACTTTCCAGCTCGAAAAACTCATTCCGATATTGATATCGCTTTGCCAAAAGACATTTCGGATATGGAGTTCTTAGATAGCTTTAACTCGGTGGTTGAAATGTCGGTTAACTTACATCAACCGGATCTCATTATTTATGATGCGGGCGTCGATATTCATAGTGATGACGAGCTTGGCTATTTCAATGTATCAACACAGGCAATTTATCAAAGAGATCAATTTTTGCTGAAGCTAGCGAAAGAGAAATCAGTTCCAATTGCTTGCGTAGTCGGCGGTGGTTATCGCTCTAATCACGCAGATCTGATACCGATCCACATGAAGCTGATTCAGGCTGCTTTAGATATCTCGGAAAATTAA
- a CDS encoding VOC family protein, which yields MQSNPIVWFEIYVDDLPRARKFYESVLNVELQAIENTTNIELEMWGFPGNTEGYGATGALVKMKDVKAGANSTLVYFACEDCSVEAARVELAGGSLQAPKFPIGEHGFIAIATDTEGNTIGFHSMN from the coding sequence ATGCAATCTAACCCTATTGTTTGGTTTGAAATTTATGTCGACGATTTACCTCGAGCAAGAAAGTTCTACGAGTCGGTACTTAACGTTGAGTTGCAGGCTATAGAAAACACCACCAACATAGAGCTCGAGATGTGGGGCTTTCCGGGAAATACTGAAGGTTATGGGGCAACAGGCGCGCTGGTTAAAATGAAAGATGTGAAAGCTGGTGCAAATAGCACGCTAGTATACTTTGCTTGCGAGGATTGCAGCGTAGAAGCTGCCAGAGTTGAGCTTGCAGGAGGCAGTCTACAAGCACCTAAGTTCCCAATTGGTGAACATGGCTTTATTGCTATCGCTACAGATACTGAAGGAAACACTATTGGCTTCCATTCGATGAATTAG
- a CDS encoding NUDIX domain-containing protein: MQHRIRSAGILLSGSKILMLKVKDFSGDYWILPGGGFEAGDRSTKHSLEREFEEETGLVVEVGPLVCVREFLETSQNRYNAEFFYCITDYSGELTLSNLQGLNDEEFIQSVQWVELSELKDKRIYPHDLATTVMDIIKSKRFSTHLGSFVQGNADSHNQL, encoded by the coding sequence ATGCAGCATCGTATTCGCTCCGCTGGGATATTACTGTCTGGAAGCAAAATCTTAATGTTGAAAGTGAAAGATTTTTCAGGTGATTACTGGATCCTACCCGGAGGTGGGTTTGAAGCAGGGGATAGAAGCACAAAGCATAGCTTAGAAAGAGAGTTTGAAGAAGAGACAGGGTTGGTTGTAGAAGTTGGCCCGCTGGTTTGCGTTAGGGAGTTTTTAGAAACTAGCCAAAACAGGTACAACGCGGAGTTTTTCTACTGCATTACTGATTATTCAGGGGAGCTAACTTTGTCTAATTTGCAGGGGCTGAATGACGAAGAGTTCATTCAGTCTGTGCAATGGGTTGAGCTCTCTGAGTTAAAAGACAAAAGAATTTATCCTCATGACTTAGCTACCACGGTTATGGACATAATTAAATCAAAACGGTTTTCCACTCATTTAGGAAGTTTCGTTCAGGGAAACGCTGATAGCCATAACCAATTATAA
- a CDS encoding response regulator transcription factor — MDNPAFDHVETVKRLSSRLYKRLGIIAFTFSRVYKDGSRCELWNDLDALKYTFIKTQNVEKIYTPPFFGNRTFAIYDIVLENFPSRARNKMAKHLKGLESTFDYANCIVLIDYQEEYTEYCMFYTHRKEKQAINRYLNDLEYLKSFRRFFRHMAKDCIYEVSTDKIMKPWIHGSDAQKAHDGLIVDLGAPKEIYTGSNKSIEVPLKVKNLITGFENSNVAGHSDSLVRLTAREKEVSTYVMDGSTAKEIAEALCISPKTVEKHILNINNKFGTNRRATLISELNRYYDR; from the coding sequence GTGGATAATCCAGCATTCGATCATGTAGAAACGGTTAAGCGATTATCAAGTAGGCTATATAAAAGATTAGGTATTATCGCTTTTACATTTTCAAGGGTATATAAAGATGGTTCGCGTTGTGAGCTGTGGAATGACCTTGATGCGCTAAAGTACACATTTATTAAGACGCAAAACGTAGAAAAGATATATACGCCGCCTTTTTTTGGTAATCGAACTTTTGCTATCTACGACATCGTGCTGGAAAACTTTCCATCGCGGGCTAGAAACAAAATGGCTAAACACCTAAAAGGGCTAGAAAGCACTTTTGACTATGCAAATTGCATTGTACTGATTGATTATCAAGAAGAGTATACAGAATATTGTATGTTCTATACGCATAGAAAAGAAAAGCAAGCAATCAATCGATATTTGAACGACTTGGAGTACCTCAAGTCCTTCAGGCGCTTTTTTAGGCATATGGCAAAGGATTGTATATATGAAGTGAGTACTGACAAGATAATGAAACCTTGGATTCATGGTTCTGATGCTCAGAAGGCTCACGATGGCCTGATTGTAGATTTAGGCGCACCAAAAGAAATTTATACAGGCTCAAATAAGAGTATAGAAGTACCACTCAAAGTAAAAAATCTTATTACTGGCTTCGAGAACAGTAACGTAGCAGGTCATTCCGATAGTTTGGTTCGGTTAACCGCTCGGGAAAAAGAAGTGTCAACTTATGTTATGGATGGCTCAACTGCAAAGGAAATTGCAGAGGCACTGTGTATTTCGCCTAAGACGGTCGAAAAACACATATTGAATATCAATAACAAGTTCGGCACTAACCGTCGAGCGACATTAATCTCAGAACTGAATAGATACTATGATAGATAA
- a CDS encoding MFS transporter — MIDKEKKKIVWTGFVGTCLEWFDFAIFGVMSAILATNFFPDDSGPVSLIKTFAVFASGFLIRPIATFIWGYLGDKHGRKNTVVFTVLLMSIASLGLGLLPNFESIGIASTVLLVAFRMIQGFACSGEHCGMVTYLYELLPGKTQSRASSIAVSGVYIGMAMATLIGLILHAGLSKQELYAWGWRVPFILSGFAGLASFYIRKKMVETAEFLNATDKQRLTVKEWFKLVFNNKYRMLLGIGAYQLAVLIPYIAFVFVVSYVEKNQLIPVDQLYASNLINLILCGVFVFLAAKVCDALPKQRENIQIVAALALLVGTPFLFESLKQGNIVHFFFAQLYFGFTVAFLVGPFMTTAAKLFDVKVRYTGVSVIMNISAAVFGGMSPVILSLFDTTKSPELYSVMFIMASAAISLVCISANKKVLLKNV; from the coding sequence ATGATAGATAAAGAAAAGAAGAAAATCGTGTGGACTGGCTTTGTCGGGACGTGCTTGGAGTGGTTCGACTTTGCGATATTTGGTGTTATGTCAGCCATTTTGGCGACTAACTTTTTCCCAGATGACTCAGGTCCTGTTTCCCTAATCAAAACCTTTGCTGTATTTGCGTCAGGCTTTTTAATCAGACCAATTGCAACCTTTATATGGGGCTACTTGGGCGATAAGCATGGTCGAAAAAATACAGTGGTCTTTACTGTATTGTTGATGAGTATTGCTTCATTAGGGTTAGGCCTATTGCCGAACTTTGAGTCTATCGGTATCGCATCGACTGTACTTCTTGTGGCTTTCCGAATGATTCAAGGTTTTGCATGTAGTGGCGAGCATTGTGGAATGGTGACATACCTATATGAATTGTTGCCAGGTAAAACTCAATCTAGAGCTTCGAGTATTGCAGTATCAGGTGTATACATTGGTATGGCTATGGCGACGCTCATCGGTTTGATTCTTCACGCGGGTTTAAGCAAGCAAGAACTGTATGCTTGGGGCTGGAGAGTTCCATTTATTCTCAGTGGTTTTGCTGGTTTAGCGAGCTTCTATATTCGTAAGAAAATGGTAGAAACAGCTGAGTTTCTGAACGCCACTGATAAACAGCGCCTAACAGTAAAGGAGTGGTTTAAGCTAGTATTCAACAACAAATACAGAATGCTATTAGGCATCGGTGCTTATCAATTAGCGGTTCTTATCCCTTATATTGCGTTTGTATTCGTAGTTTCTTATGTAGAGAAAAATCAACTTATACCAGTAGATCAACTTTATGCGTCAAACCTGATTAACTTGATTCTATGTGGTGTGTTCGTTTTTCTTGCGGCGAAAGTGTGTGATGCTTTGCCAAAGCAACGTGAAAATATCCAAATTGTCGCGGCATTGGCTTTATTGGTTGGTACACCATTCCTTTTCGAAAGCCTGAAGCAAGGCAATATCGTTCACTTCTTCTTTGCGCAGTTGTACTTTGGTTTCACAGTGGCGTTTTTGGTTGGTCCGTTTATGACAACTGCGGCGAAGCTGTTTGATGTTAAAGTCCGCTACACTGGAGTTTCTGTCATCATGAACATTTCTGCTGCCGTTTTTGGGGGAATGTCTCCGGTTATTTTATCGCTTTTCGATACAACTAAATCTCCTGAATTGTACTCAGTGATGTTTATCATGGCTTCAGCTGCGATAAGCCTTGTTTGTATTAGTGCCAACAAAAAGGTTTTGCTGAAAAATGTTTGA
- a CDS encoding class I SAM-dependent methyltransferase, with protein sequence MFDKYGLEATHNSFGFMHTLSPMGKAFIEYSSQTLEKPLLDIGCAFGVTTLPCLENGAKVVACDIEQSHLDELKRRAPLQHHENLTLQLGRFPEEMDFAEGSFSGIFISHVLPFLSEQELKDGFQKISKWLAPGGKLFLLCYSPFHKTMSDFIPTYLERIKTTKTFAGLVDNKRDYESNEIVNDDLPDRLMLFDVPTVEHLFELAGLDTELCEHIGGVENGVPEIFCLDGREWVGAIGVKPQA encoded by the coding sequence ATGTTTGATAAATACGGCTTAGAGGCCACTCACAATAGCTTTGGTTTCATGCATACGCTATCACCGATGGGTAAAGCGTTTATTGAGTACTCGTCTCAAACACTAGAAAAGCCATTGCTGGATATCGGCTGTGCTTTCGGTGTAACCACGCTACCTTGCCTAGAAAATGGCGCTAAAGTGGTTGCGTGTGATATTGAGCAATCTCATTTAGATGAATTGAAGCGAAGAGCGCCTCTGCAGCACCATGAAAACTTAACGCTCCAGCTAGGACGTTTCCCTGAAGAAATGGACTTTGCTGAAGGTTCATTTTCAGGCATTTTTATCTCACATGTTTTGCCTTTTTTGTCAGAGCAAGAGCTAAAAGATGGCTTTCAAAAAATAAGCAAATGGCTTGCTCCAGGAGGCAAGCTGTTTTTACTGTGTTACTCACCATTTCATAAAACTATGAGCGATTTTATTCCAACCTATTTGGAGCGAATTAAGACAACTAAGACGTTTGCAGGGCTGGTTGACAATAAGCGTGACTACGAATCGAATGAAATCGTGAATGACGATTTGCCAGATCGTTTGATGCTATTTGATGTACCGACAGTTGAGCATTTGTTTGAATTGGCAGGGTTGGATACTGAGTTGTGTGAGCATATCGGTGGTGTGGAAAATGGTGTACCAGAAATTTTTTGCCTCGATGGCAGAGAGTGGGTTGGTGCCATAGGTGTGAAACCACAAGCCTAG
- a CDS encoding class I SAM-dependent methyltransferase has protein sequence MYNEHGLEITHNQFGFMHRLSPLGQAFIDYSNQRMIDKPLLDIGSAFGVNTIPCLENNAHVVACDIQGTHLEELKSRTPEQYQANLTTRVGRFPEQLEFADNAFSGAIISHVLSFLTEKELEIGFEKLSRWICPGGKLFILNYTPFHKTLANFIPDYQEQLKQRDIFAGFIDDKRKYSKHEIIHEDVPNELMLFDKATIGYLFEKFGFDVEANEYIGGEDIGVPGPFCLDGEEWISAIGIKR, from the coding sequence ATGTACAATGAACACGGCTTAGAAATAACCCATAACCAATTTGGGTTCATGCACCGCTTGTCTCCTTTAGGGCAGGCATTTATCGATTATTCAAACCAACGCATGATAGACAAGCCACTACTAGACATCGGTAGCGCATTTGGTGTTAATACAATTCCTTGTTTAGAGAACAACGCACATGTAGTAGCTTGCGATATTCAAGGCACTCATCTGGAAGAGCTAAAGTCTCGAACGCCAGAGCAATACCAAGCGAATCTCACAACTAGAGTTGGACGCTTCCCGGAACAATTGGAGTTTGCTGACAACGCCTTTTCTGGTGCCATTATTTCCCACGTATTATCATTTTTAACCGAAAAAGAGTTAGAGATAGGCTTTGAGAAACTAAGTCGTTGGATATGTCCGGGTGGTAAGCTTTTCATTCTCAATTACACGCCATTTCATAAAACACTGGCTAACTTTATTCCTGACTACCAAGAGCAGCTTAAACAACGAGACATTTTTGCTGGCTTTATAGACGACAAACGCAAATACTCAAAACATGAAATCATTCATGAAGATGTGCCGAATGAACTCATGCTGTTTGACAAAGCAACCATTGGTTACTTGTTCGAAAAATTCGGTTTTGACGTAGAAGCCAACGAATATATCGGTGGCGAAGATATTGGCGTACCTGGCCCATTCTGCCTAGACGGAGAAGAATGGATCAGCGCTATCGGCATAAAGCGTTAG